Below is a window of Electrophorus electricus isolate fEleEle1 chromosome 12, fEleEle1.pri, whole genome shotgun sequence DNA.
AGAGAACTGTAACACGTTCCTAAAATGTTTCGCTCTATTGTTAAGGGGTTTTTATGAGGCTTTGACATGCGTAATAGCAGACATAGCAGGACATGTTATCTCCTGGTCATTTTGTGTTCTTTCGCTCTCCATTTTTAGATTTCTGTCAGAGGGACAAGAATGATTCATTTCAATGCAAGACTAAACCTGAAAAAAATGATGAATGAATCTCATACGCTTATCATCTCGTTATCAGTCAGTACTTTGATTAttttcattaacttttttttttgcccggAATCTTTCTATGAATTTGTCAACGCTGATTtaattgtatgtgttttgttttgttttttctttgtttgtatgCTAAAACTCAATATAAAGTGTCCCTGTTCCTTTCTGTACGTAGAGTGACTATACACACATTTTACCTGACACTGGTGTTTTGTTTATACTGTCCGTGTGCTTCTTTGGAATAACAGCGGTCATGTAagagaaacacacccacaggtAAAGGGAGGTGGCGATCGCCTTAGTAGATAGAACTCGTTAAGTAAGTTGACGTGAAGTGGTGACATTCGTTTCAAGACAAGTGTTGACTTCCAGCGATCGAGTTCGCTTGTTGAAGATGAGAATCGACGCGGTGCTTTAACACAACAGTGTCCGCGAGACGAAATTACAACAATTTAACGTTTAAtttttgtagtttgttttttttaaagtggagTACTATCTGTACCAATACAACTTCGGAATGAGATGAGGAGGCACTATGataaatgtttagttttgtttcttaTAGCCGTATGTATGCTCGCTTTTTCCTCCTGGAACATCACGAAACAGGGTAAGCCCTTTAAccgaattttctttttttgtctatgTTAATGTTAATCAAAGGAACTCATCGTGGTCAGTATAAATTCAGTTTTGAATTTGGGGACCGGCGACACGATTTTAAGCATCACAAATTACATCATGCGGGCACAGAAGCAACCCAACAGTAATGGAAAAGGATATTGCAGCCTTcggtaaattattttaataagcGCAACAAGTGCCCGATTATATATTTTAGTAGCAGATACTCAAAGCTGTCTTGTTGTTGTTCTAATAAGTAAACAAGTTTAGGAGAAATCcgtaacaaatgtgtttttattgtgtggTAAGTTAAAGACTACCTGTCGCTCGGTGAGTTCTGCACTAACCGGGACCCAGTCACCAAGTTTGGTGAAAAAGGACGCATACAAGTTTGAACGTTTAAAGGAGTATCTAACCACGCCTTGGCCTTTGTACCCAGTACAATAATATTTATCAGAAGATAAGCCCTAATTAATGTCGTTAAGACAGATAACGAGAACTGCAACTTTATGATCAGAATCATTTCCATTAACCAGTAGATTAGAAGGCTTTTCATACATATATCTATAAAAAGACATACTGCTTATGTTATTAAAGGTTTTGCTTTTATACTTGATTTGCACAACAATTTTACAAAGTGGTAGTTGCATATACTTAGATAAAGCCTTTTAAAGACCTACAtgtttagaaaataaatgtatatttgatcTTCATGACAtgtatttgtaattgtaattacaAATATGTAATTGTAAAGCAGTATGATTTATTTTGGTTAATTTTTACCAAAAAtctgttcattaaaatattttaatttaaaaggtaACTGTAACTCCTTCATATATCCATTTCTACACTGTAAAACACAGTGGAAAGTGGTTCTAGAAGTCTCCCATTTTGAGGGAAATCGGTGtattgaaattaaatgtgatgtgtttttgtggtaaCAAGAATGGCCGAACcatcaaatcaaacattttttattaaaaagaaaatgagtacGGCACCATCTTAAGGAATcatgtgtgttttcatcagATGACAATGATTcaccatgtttaaaatgatgGTGACATTTAGACAAACCAGGAATAATAATCCAAAGCAGTTTATTCACTGCCAAAGTAATTAAATGTAGATCAAATAAAAGCACTGTCACTTTATTACGAACACCTACCTTGAATCTCTACTCACTGTCCACTTTATTAAGTATGTCTGTCTAGTATGTGCATTTTATAGATGgacaattacagactgtaggCCATCTGTTGTCATGCAGTTTTTCAGCccccctctgtcctcttcacTGGTCAGTTTTCTGACCACCAGACCGCTACGACTAGATATTATTTGGATGATGCATCATTCCGATCAAAGCACTGACATTAAGAAggtagtggtatggtagtgggtgttgctCTCAAcagtcagtttctgactacaggTGTTTTTCTGGCCAAGTATTTTGGGTGACCCACCTGTCTCaatccagcagtgacactgaccaCAGTAAAATCAGTTTTCTAGTATGAATCTGTCAGCCAAAGCAGTGTTATTTACTTGGATCAGTGTCACTACTGGATAGAGACAGGTTAACCACTCAAAATATTCAGCCTGCAAAAGGCCTGTAGTGAGAAACTATCCATTGATAAAGACTGTATGTTCATAAACTAACTTGTTTTTCTATATCACCTGCTTTCTATGCTTTCTATGCTGCTACTGTTTTGTTGGATATCATACCTTTGCCTGCGGTCGTGGCAGTGCTATGAATGCCATTATTGCTCTGCTTCTCAGCCTCCTCCAGATGGAACATGCATTCTTACAAACTCTGTCAAACTTGTAGAAGATCCAATAATGACATCACATTAGTGAGAATAATACCTTGTGTCTTGCAAGTAGTACTCTGCTGGAAGTCTGGATTTATTGTGCTTGTCGGTTTCTATGTTCATCCTAGCACTCTCCTCCATAATATCTTCCTTCTTCTTTCAACTTTAAAGAGATCAATATAGTTGAGCAAAATTGCATGAATTACAATACAGTACAGCACTAGTTTACAAGAGGGTAATTTGTTAAAGGTTTTTGGGCATGAGAGAGTCATTTTTTGTTGGGTTCTGCCATCTAGAAAAGGGACAAGAAGTACTTATAGAGATGTATGAGAGGCTGATGAGAGCTGAGAGACGTGGTGAGGCCTTAACATACAAACTGCTTCAGGTGTTGGAACACCTGCAGAACTTGAATACCTCCATGAACTCTTCGGGTGGGTCcccacacatatgcatgcagacCAGTTCTTTATGCTCTCCCTCCCcttggagacacacacactcactaacactctctcttttcctttcccaGAAAGACGCTCTGTGTTGCACTTTTTGTCTCCACAGCCCAGTGTTTTCCTGTACCTTCCACACTTGAAGGAGCAGGAAGACAGCCTGAAGCCCAACATTTACCTCAGCCAGGGACGCAGTGAAGGTTAGCACCTGTCTCTCACTAGTGGACCTCCTATTGCTTATTTTAGTCAGTAGGTGCTTGATTGGTAGGAGTTTTTGCCTTAAGATGTATCACCACATTAAACCTATGCCATTCGTTTTAGAGAATATGCAGAATATTTCAGATAAAAAGGTTTACCGTTATCTGTGACAGtagaaaggagggagggagtgagacatgAGGGCCAGTAGggagagtctttattctccattcaATTTAGAAACAAAAGAACTATGTCAAGCTGacaataaaaaagtaatataaacaCACTGCCAGTAGGACAGTGGCGTGGTGACATGGAATAGCAGGCTTCTAAGGCACTGTAAACCAGGAATGCACCATACTGGAGAATTCCTGTGGACTTTAAATAAGGGAATGAACAAATAAGGAACATGTGCATGAACAAATAAGGAACATGTTCAATAATGTtcaataatcaggtgatttGGAACGgggcatgtgtggtgtgtgtcagtgggtgtgtctgtctgtctaggTCCTGGCACCCTGTGACATTATCTATTCAGCTTCTTCCACTGCCCTGTAATGTGACATTCACGTTTCATCAGTCTGAACTACTGATTTCAGAAGCATGCATATAGAACAATAGCAGGAGTCACTAATGAGGCCAAACAAGTCAGATGAGCCAAATAGTCAGAAACTATAGGGTTACTACCACCCACAGGTAAAACGTTGATGGCCAATAGTTCACTGCATGCTTTCATTAACTGGAGTTCATCTTTATCTATCATTTattcctccctcactccctttgtgtgtgtgtagtgtcctTAGTTTTAGGGATACCCACAGTGCAAAGACAGAAGGAAAGTTACCTGGTGAATACAGTGAACTCTCTCCTCTATGACCTCACGCCTGAACAGAAGAGTgatattatcatcatcatctttgtTGCTGAGGTAAATAGAATAGATGGTCTAAATGTTGAATAGACTTTCTGTACTTCTCTACAACTCTCCAAGTCTGTTTCTGGCTATTTGTCATCAAGTGTGGAATTAAATACAGACTGTTACAGACAGTAAGTGTAATTTGGAGTGATCATGAGGCAGGTGCATATACTGAGTAGcagcgagatttattattaggagcaaatccaaaatcgGAGTTATTtaaacagtccagggtcaacaAGCCGACATGGAGAGTCCAGGAaaacatagcaaaaaaaaaaagaaacaaaaaacacacaataacagaaGGGGGAAAGGCTACAATAAGGAACACAACTTACACAAGCAGAGGCTGGGACTAATAGGCTTGTACTTACAATGATAAACAGTGACGCAAACAAGGCGTGGATTCACAATGATCCGCAACAAtgctgaacaaacacagggtttaaatacgtGTACCAATGAGAGTTAACAAGACAAGTGATACAAATGACAGGCAGGGACACTCAAACTATGGGCAGAACAAcaaagaagcaaagcaaaataaacacatgagaCAGGGTAGCCATGATGACAGGATGCCAGggagtggccaatcatgacagtaAGACGTTAATTAAGTCAAGTAATTGAGTCATTAATTAAGTGACTTGTGTCTCTCAAATAACACAAGCACTCACTTTAAAACCTTTGAGTAAGATCAGTGACCCACATTTCACACACGTTCTGATTTCTAATGTTgtgaacatatttttaaataaaagtgtgaTTTGATTTACAATAGCTTTATTAACACATACTGAATATACATATATCTTaacatatagtatatattaatatattttaacatatgCTGTTGTACTgttgatttcttttttgttaaatgCCCCATGAATTCATATAAGCCATCTTACTATTTTATAAGACAGTTTATAAAGGTTGACTCTTCTATTGTGTCCAgagccagaaaaaaagaacaaaaacaactagTTTCATATCATTGTTCATTATCAGGTTGATGGACATTTGTCCTTGCACAAAGATTTGACGAGGTCTCAAAGTTATGAAATCCCAGTATGCAGGTGGCATTAAACAAACcagccaaatattccagtacatgATCAAAGCTATCTTCATGATGCACTGCATCCTGTCATGCAGTGGTGGCAGAAAATCTTTCAAAAGTGGGTGGAACCTTCATATGTCCAAGTGACCTTGTAGTATGGCTTGTGTTTGTCGCATACTGGACAGTACACTGCATGCTACTGCAGGGatcagtatgcagtatacactatgtagtaggctatttcgaaTAACATCTATTGTAGccagtgtgtttttttaaaatggcagttgtgtttgtgtcactCGATTGATGATTGTGTTTAACCAATGAGTGATCTGCTTCTAGCTCTCCCCATATGTTCCAGCACTGCACGTTTATTACCCCAGCGTGGTTAACCATATCATGGGTTTGTTGTCAGCCATAAAAGTGACAGATTTGAAACTGTAGCAAGCCATATCGCACTGCCCAGTGGAAAAACTCCATTATTTGCAGAAATGCTTCCTATGAGAAACCGCTGACTTCTCATACTGGACGAGTTCAAAGATAATGTTATGGGAAATATTTAACTTCAGATGATATAGCCCCAAGGTTCATTGAACCAAGGGTCTGCATCCAATTATTAGAATAACACAATAATAGCTCAGTAGAAGAGTAATTAATCAGTATTGCTCCCTTCCAGTTAGTCAACAACGTAAAGATTCATTACATAGTCCAAGCTGTGTGAACAATTTGGAAGTGATAGGAAGGCTGTGGTCATCAGCTCCTAAGTCTAGTTTGCAAAAGTCTGGTCTTAAACTCTTAAACTCTGTCCCCTTTGGCCAGAGACTATAAGGATTCTACTACCATGTGTTTCCAGGTACAAGTACTGATTGAGGCAGCACAATTCATATGAACGGTGTGGTGCAAACCCTGACAGAGCATATCTGATATTATTATTCTGAACAACTGTCTTACTCTGTCATTTctcttaatttcttttttctttttatgtctgTCAGTCACTCTTCATGGAGACTGAGGCTGAATTGTTTTTCCCTctttacagacagacagtgccTTTGTGAGAAGTGTGGCTGAGAAAATTCACAAAAAGTAAGTGATggtttcactttttgtttttaaagtggtttttgggtttttgttgtttgtttgtttgttttttattagcAGTGAAAATCAGCAGGTGACCATGCTTGTTCTAGCTATGCCCTGCTTGTATGGCGCTGTTCACTGCTGcacaaaaatcaataataaaaaatgctgtgtgtgtgtatgtatgtacgtttGTATATGATTAGCCTTTCACTTGGAGTCTCCTCAATAGTTATGTACCGTTCCTTTACATCCAGAAACAATCACTTTTTTGCTCATATTAGTATGTCTTTAGGTAGTATTTTTTACTTTGCATATTAAATCTGCTTTAGTTTGATTTCAGATCatacttttgttcttttgtttttacatctgtgtgtgtgtgtgtgtgtgtgtgtgtgtgtgtgtgtgtgtgtctatagttTTCCAGATGATGTGACATCTGGGTTAATTGAAgtaatctctccatctccctacTACTATCCAAACCTCACTAATCTGAAGGAAACATTTGGTGACTCAAAAGAGAGAGTCAAGTGAGAgttattctcttttttaatttttctgaaTGTGTACACTTACCACTCATTTAATAAGAAATATTTAGCTgccacatttttcacatttccaCTGTAGTCCtgtctgtatatgtataaaatgttcagtttgtCAGCCACTCTGTACCCCATGCATttctggtcagtttctgaccacaggataATTGTTGAGCAGATATTTCTTGTATGGAAAACCATTCTCAACACTGTAGTGGCAGACATTGTAGTGGGCTAGTAGTTGGTGACTGGTCGTCACTGATATGACTACAGCAGACACAGCAATGTTGTGAAGATTTTAAACATGTCCTTGTCACTACTGAGTTTAGAAAGGTCTGCTACCCAGTACCTAATGAGAAATGGGTGGGTGACTAACAAACCTCGTGCATAGGGTAAAGTATCTAACAACAAACCTACAAGAACCTGCTTCAATAAAACTTTATAAAATTGTTTGCAAGAAATAGTTACATGTCTCATTGTGGTTATAGATGGAGGACCAAGCAAAACCTGGACTACAGTTTCCTTATGCTCTATGCCCAACACAAGGGAACATACTACATTCAGGTAAGATcctaaacatttgttttgaagAGATACCAACATCTTAAACCATGTTTTGTAGTTCATTTCTCACATTGTATGTCAATTTCAGATGGAAGATGATATTGTGGCAAAGTCAGGGTACTCTGAATCTATAAAGGCGTATGTCCAAAGGGTGATCGGAGAGCAATGGCTTTACCTGGAGTTCTCTCAACTGGGATTTATTGGTAGGTCTCCTTTCATTTCATCTAGTCTCATCTTCTCTCCTGTGTTCTAATCCTAATCTCCTCCCTACTTCTCTTCACTTCATACAAAGCTCACAACCTTGACTGAGATGCAGATTAAACAACAGAGGCCATATTAGTCTCACCAGGGAGTGTATCTTTTATTTGCTTCAGCTCATTATGTTGGCTGCCATGTCTCATCAGTTCAAGGGTGTGTTTAGgttagaaagaaaagaaaaacaggaacaTAGGAACAGGAAGCCTTTGTCTCAGTTGTTCTCAGGTGTCCTACAACTTCAGGTTATAGACAAAATCACACTAGCACACAGTTAACTTCCAACCCAGTTTCCACAGAGCATGGGTGGCAGATGGCACAGCAGCGTAAGATGACACGGGGTAAGGAATCCTCTGTTATCTGCTGATACAAACCCGCAGCCGCAGTGGTCCTCTTCCAAACATGCTGGTGCTCCAAGCACCGTCAGCACTGCTGTGGcctgctgcattttgaaatgaatgcagGAAAAATGGAGATGAATGGAGAGGAGTGCACACCCTGGATGAGACTCGTGAGCTTTGCCTGGAAACACTGCTATGtcttgtttcttctttcttcttgttAATTTTGCCATTCCTTACAGGTAAGCTGTTCCGAGCATCAGATCTGCCCACTATTGTAGAATTTTTCCTGATGTTCCACAAAGACAAGCCCATTGACTGGCTGCTGGATCATTTCCTCTGGGTCAAAGTGTGTAACCCAGAAAAGGATGGTGTGAGTTGTATTTTTTCTGTTCCAATTCCAATCAAAAACTTAGAGCAAtgttatttcatattatttttatgtCTGTGATTTTCAATTGCAAATAGGCTATTTTATGAGAATAGTTTAGTGGTAAACCCTCAAACTGGGGAGCATTGTTTTATCAGTTTCGTCCTGTGGTCCTGTTTGCAGAAACACTGTAGTGATGAGAAAGCCAGACTGAAGCGTACTTTCAAACCTTCCCTGTTCCAGCATGTGGGGCTGCACTCCTCTCTTCCTGGCAAAATACAGAAGCTAAAAGTTAGCcatatttttctcttcattgCTCACTCCCAAGAtatctttgtgttttggttagTTACAAATGTGTCTTGTGCACCTCTCAAACTGTAAAGCTCTGTGTGATCTTACTAAATATAAGTTGTGAGGGTTTACTAATCATTTAATCATGATTTACTTTATTGGAATCTCACACATCCAGaccaacctgtgtgtgtctgtgtgtgtgtgtgtgtgtgcgtgcgtgcgtgcgtgcatgcgcgcgcgtgcgtgcgtgcgtgtgtgcgtgtgtgcgtgtgtgtgtgtgtgtgtgtgtgtgtgtgtgtgtgtgtgtgacttagGATAAAGACTTTGGAAAGCAAGTTCTATACAAAGCCCATTCAAACCCTGCAGCTCTGCTGAAGAGCAGTCTGATCCATTACCAGAAGTACTCGCTGGACAGTGCATACATGGGGAAAGGCTTCTTCTGGGCTCTCACTCCAGTCAGAGGAGACTATATCCTCATTACCTTCACCAAGCCTCAGACTGTCAAAAGGTGAGAGGATGTGGACATGGCTCCTCCGTCTAGATGCAAGAGGGGGTGAAACACTGCTTAGTGCTGTTGTGAAAGAGCAGCTCTAAAACACCCAATCTTCATCAATCCATTTGCAAGTTGAATTAAGGAAGCCAGAGATAATGGTTTGAGCTGGGCAATACAATGGCATGGTTTGTGTTATACAGCAAAACATGCCTTACTGTTGCCCCAGAACTGAAAgcaaagaatatatatatatattttagcatATATTAATGAGAATATTAATTAACGCCAAGCATCATTTTCCCAGGCCTAGATTAAGCCTAAGCCTAAAAAGAGCAACTTCTCATTTACTAGCCCAGTCTTAGAGGGTGGGGAAAGGAAGATTGAATGTCGGAGCTTCTTCAGAACATGGGATTGAGTGTCTTGCTCAAGGCTACAGTGGGAGATATCAGAGGGAAAGCACTTATAACTTACTGTAATGTTCTCTGCTGCTAGCTGAAGTAGGTATTAGTTCCCACCCAGGAAATGACCCAAATACCATCCATCATGTGCTGACTATATGCACAGGATGAAGGTCTGCTGCTAAATGCTTGTCTTTCTGACAAATACCGTTGTCAGATATGAAAGGTTTTGAGTGTAGTCACTTTTAAAGTGTATCACTTTGATACCCAAATATTTAGAATGAATCAACTTTGTTTTATACACACCCTACTTAAATGAGCTGGTGTATATGACTGTGTTGCAGCTGTGTTTGAAAATGCTCAGTCCATTTCTTTTCATGGGCTAGGGCTCACTAATACACTCTTGAACCTTTTGCAAACTTGTATTGTTTTAGGGtatattttcaaaattttatttAGTGGTGCTTTATAAACACAGACCAGTGGTGTTATCCAACAGTACCAAACAAATGGATAACATTATTTTAgaacttttaatattttaaggcAAAGGTTTTAGTGATAGCAGCAGGGCAAGAGCAAGATGCCAGTGCAAGCAAGGATAAAGATAACAGAAAGCACAGCATCAAGCTGGCAAAACATATACAAGAAAAGGTAAACACACTTGCAGTAAGAAGTCGAAGCACAGAGACGCTGATAAGCAGGCTACACACAGAGCATCGCAGTTGGCAAGGTGCTGACGAGCAATGTACAGCACTGGACTCAGTGTGGGCTTAAACAGAGGGAAGAagcaaagagcaaaaaaagacaCAGGTGCGCGTGATTAGTACGCAGGAGATTGGGAGCGGGGCAGGTGCaaggtgtctgtgtctgtgtgtgtgtgtgtgtgtgtgtgtgtgtgtgtgtgtgtgtgtgtgtgtgtgtgtgtgtgtgtgtgtgtgtgtgtgtgtgtgtgtgtgtgt
It encodes the following:
- the zgc:154054 gene encoding alpha-1,3-mannosyl-glycoprotein 4-beta-N-acetylglucosaminyltransferase B, yielding MRRHYDKCLVLFLIAVCMLAFSSWNITKQEKGQEVLIEMYERLMRAERRGEALTYKLLQVLEHLQNLNTSMNSSGGSPHICMQTKRRSVLHFLSPQPSVFLYLPHLKEQEDSLKPNIYLSQGRSEVSLVLGIPTVQRQKESYLVNTVNSLLYDLTPEQKSDIIIIIFVAETDSAFVRSVAEKIHKNFPDDVTSGLIEVISPSPYYYPNLTNLKETFGDSKERVKWRTKQNLDYSFLMLYAQHKGTYYIQMEDDIVAKSGYSESIKAYVQRVIGEQWLYLEFSQLGFIGKLFRASDLPTIVEFFLMFHKDKPIDWLLDHFLWVKVCNPEKDGKHCSDEKARLKRTFKPSLFQHVGLHSSLPGKIQKLKDKDFGKQVLYKAHSNPAALLKSSLIHYQKYSLDSAYMGKGFFWALTPVRGDYILITFTKPQTVKSYLFRSGNIETNGDKFYNTTVEVLPSDVSVRQQVENRLLPCCRPSTDGFAVISSFVNGVAEGVIDTALHELDAMRLLVHSDSDVWVLLSEIYIKV